DNA sequence from the Spodoptera frugiperda isolate SF20-4 chromosome 15, AGI-APGP_CSIRO_Sfru_2.0, whole genome shotgun sequence genome:
AAAGCCGGCACCATGAAAGTCCCTTACTTGGTTAATATGAATATATACGAGGCGTATGCCCCACTACCCTCGATGACTATGTCACCAGCCGAGGCGCCTCGGAAAATCAGAGCCGAGGACTTTGAGTGGGATACCACCACGACACCTGCTCCACTTACTTATTGCGCAGCTCTTGTTCTATCAAAAATGTTCAATGTCCTCAATCCACTGAAGAAGATCCTTCAGAAAGACATCGATATATTGATGGACTTATATCCTGCTGACATTGAACTGAAATACAGCGTCCCTAGTATCAAGGTTAgcttctattaaatattttacttatttattactagctacttccacgcggtttcgtCGCTGTGCTTGGCTCTTTTTGAGCGTATATCCTCGATAAATGGAGTAAcccacacaaaaatattttttgagaacCAACCAATTTTGGTCTTTGTTTTAGGATGAACAATATTGGAAAAGATCATTTGAGACTAAATTCCCTTCAAAGAGGGAGTTGGGAGATATTTTCTGGAAAGGCACTTATTTATCCGCTTATCTTCAAGACTATTTGGAGTCTGTTAACCCTGACGTTTTTAGAGAAGATCAAGCTGTAGAACTTGCTACACTGGTAtgtaaattttatcattttgtacTGCAAATTGCATAAGTACCTCGAATGTCATTTtaatatagttataataatgtaatatcagCCAGTCAAattatataatgttatgttttacgTTACCAGGTCAGTCCATATATTTACTTCTTTGGAATCAACCAGCTGCAAATGGTCCGTCAACCACTACCACCACTACCTTCCGATATAGTTGAAGACACGTGCGAATTTAGTGTTCCAAAAGTCTATGACCACATACCCATGGAGCCAGTTTTAGCCAAACTATACAACCTTCGAGAAATATCTCTAGTGTTTGGTATAAATAATCTAGCGGATAGATATCTGACGAGATATTTCGAATTTACTATGGCTGATTGTGATTCCATTTGCCGTGGACTAGAAGATttgaaacatttgaaaatatttcgcATCAACCGAAGTAACCTAGATTGTTCTAAAGTAAAACTGATTCTTCAAAGTCTTGTTAAAAAAGCGAGTATTGAGGAATTGGATTTCAATCATTGTAAAATTGGTGATTACGGGATGAAAGCGCTTGGTGGCTTTATTTATGTCCATGAAAATGTAAAAGTGGTGAGAATAGCCAACAACAGATTTAAAGAAGAAGGCATCCAAGGTGTCGCGTATGCTTTGCAAATGAAACCAGCGGCTCCTATAGAACTTTTAGGTAcagtaaaaaaatgaaatgcACAAGCATTACTAGGTACAAACCTAATGAATAGTTTCACTAACTTacagtaattatttttgcaGATTTCAGCTTGAACCCGATGTCTCTAGAATGTGCGACTATGTTCGCGGCAGCATTTGTCAGGTGCAAGGAAAAACCGCAAACTTTGATCGTTAACTCTTGCGGTTTTAGCGGAGCGTCCGCAGAGAAGGTGAGTTTTTTATCCAGTCTAAAAATATACATCATTCAAAATGAAAAGATCATGTTTCTACACCGAAATGCTAAGAAAATACTGGATTTACAAGTTGACTTTTTATTGGTCGTATTAGATGCGTATTCTGTCGTATAATAATGGTTTTCTGGTATATGACTGTAACACCTGCGGCTTTTTACTGCGTATGTAGATGGCGGGTCTCCTCTGCTTGAATCGTGGTCTCACTAGGCTGGATATAGCCGCCAATGATTTGTCAGGTGACGCCGAAGCCACTTTAATTCGTGCTCTAGAAAAGAACAGGAAGATCCTCAACTTAGACCTTCGAAGAACTAGTAAGTGTAGTTTATACTTTTTATGTAGTTGTAACTTTAttgtttactacatttttttaaactagtcTCACATTAAATCACACGTTTTGTGGAGGTTATAAGAATGCAGATAaactacactaacaatacaataaaattttagtttttattccgcttgtagatgtattttcagcaaacacaaaacaaatgttttgttgtgtgtcgtgtgtgtatttttgtgttgcacctctgctgcgtgagcatttaattgAGGGTAGGTGttgcacaccgcatgctgaaaatacatctgcaagctgaataaaaactaaaaaaaaatgtattgttagtgtagcatggatttccgcaaagtaacgcctgattctatagAGATAAACTGCTACAAAACTTGAATGGCTTTTGTTTAGAGATTTCTGATGAATCACTAGCGAAGGTAGAAGAACTTCTGAAACGCAACAAGAATCTTCTGGGACAAGAGATGGAGCCCAGTGACGAAATACCTCCTCTGTACCTCAACGAGCCAGAGTACCTTATTTGGGAGTATAATCCTAATAACCCAGAACATATACCTGGGAGGTACCCACCAAGAGTACCAGaagtttagatttagatttatacaattgaaaataatagtttaaacaaaaaacgaTGAAGACAATCCAAGGTTGacggtattaattttatttttatgatcattgttttttttttctttttaataacgTTAAGCTGTAGTAAACATAAAATTCAAATGCGACCTGATTGCGCTATTGGTCGGTTTTTAAAATGTCTTTATGTCATTGGTAGAGACTAGAAATAAACACATATGTTTTGGCTAACAACAGAGTTCACATCGTGTTTCAGTATTTAGTATGTAGTccgtacaaatattatttaatattaattgatatttataagtttcttttgttttggcaaaaatatctttaatattttaaatacacttATTCAtcaactaaaattattattcccAACTTTGTTGctaaaacaaaactatcttGTCTTAacacctatattattatttaaacatgtttaatttttatagttttcaatATCAGTAATTACTTTAATGAGAACTTGACCCTGTGTGACCTTGTTTGAACTAAATATCCCTCGCTTATCGCTTCTTCGATAAACTTATTCGTAATACctaaaaattcattttaaatacctaatttaataGGGAGATAACAGCGTTTACTGATTATACTTGAAGTTGGTCATTTATTTTGCATTTGCTTATACTTTACATATTTTCATTGGCTTTATTATtcgttgaaaataaataaataagtactcaTATTTACCACGTacatgtgttttgttttttttaataattacgtCACCATTTTCTggttaatgttattgttttgtggtAGTAATCTAAAAGTGtatgtgtgctccatcttcggccacatcttcgctttggcattctggcagaaagcgggttggtggccaaacgcagacttgtAGTCTTCGTCAGTAATTTAATCATGTAAACATTCTTACCTGTAgatcacaataaatatttttttaaaaacaacctttattacctatctacttagatattttttacttttcttgcATATCCAAAATCCTGTATCAATGTATCTACATGAAAGAGAACACCCCGTTGTTTCCGAAATagagaaagaaataagaaagcAACATATTTTCCTGGCCGCATGCAGATTTACCAAAAATTGGATTGGTGAAACATTGCCTGGCGGacgacatacatacatagatgtcGGGGCAATCCCGGCCGGCTTTCTGTTCTCTACAGGTATTGGGTCCAGGGTACCTACTATTGTCTAACGCGGTGTTCATCAAGCCGCGTCCGGATTTTCCGAAATGGACAGATACGTTTTCGTACGAAAGAATTCACATTTGGTGACTAGAGAAGTAGAGAGTCATGTAGCTGgaatgtatgtaataacattATGTAAACTTGATACTTACATTAATGTATCGATTACAATTTCACCCACGCCTATTTTGGTTGggtactaataataaataaaagtttaatccTGGCAATAAGAGCGAATAAACTTAATTTgcaaacttaataataaaaaaatcgaacGAAATATTGGTACAGCTGAAACTCGAGTCACTGATATAATGACATAAGTCATATTGATCCAGCGAATCAACCAATAACATCCACCATCCAATAACATAGGTAATCTGATTTTGTTTGGTTTAACTTTTCTTATAAATCAAAGTACATTATTGTACCGCATTACACGCAAACATACACCAAGTAAACATGATGACATCATCAATTCTCCGAAATTTTTAGGTAAATACACTTTTCTACATACATAAAGCCAAATATCGAGAACAATACCTATTCTCTTGTAATATCAGCTATACTGATAACATTATTGTAACATTACAAGTGTACCGACCATACCACCCGTCTGCGAATGGCACTTGTTGTTATACAACACTTTAATAATCATGAGAGGGCAGTAAGGAGTAAGGCCTCTTGTACACTCACGGTTTTTCGCCGTAAAAGTCGTCGCGGTTACCGCACGGCGGCGCTAAGGCACGGCGCCGTTGCCGTGTGTGCTTGCCCACGTCTACACGCTTCCGTAGTGATCCATACAGCACTGACGACCGTGCCTACACACAgggaataggctagtttcctactagtcaaattcaatacttttttcgaaacgtcaaaaacaatattctctgtgaa
Encoded proteins:
- the LOC118274505 gene encoding dynein regulatory complex subunit 5-like, whose product is MKVPYLVNMNIYEAYAPLPSMTMSPAEAPRKIRAEDFEWDTTTTPAPLTYCAALVLSKMFNVLNPLKKILQKDIDILMDLYPADIELKYSVPSIKDEQYWKRSFETKFPSKRELGDIFWKGTYLSAYLQDYLESVNPDVFREDQAVELATLVSPYIYFFGINQLQMVRQPLPPLPSDIVEDTCEFSVPKVYDHIPMEPVLAKLYNLREISLVFGINNLADRYLTRYFEFTMADCDSICRGLEDLKHLKIFRINRSNLDCSKVKLILQSLVKKASIEELDFNHCKIGDYGMKALGGFIYVHENVKVVRIANNRFKEEGIQGVAYALQMKPAAPIELLDFSLNPMSLECATMFAAAFVRCKEKPQTLIVNSCGFSGASAEKMAGLLCLNRGLTRLDIAANDLSGDAEATLIRALEKNRKILNLDLRRTKISDESLAKVEELLKRNKNLLGQEMEPSDEIPPLYLNEPEYLIWEYNPNNPEHIPGRYPPRVPEV